From Mycolicibacterium nivoides, a single genomic window includes:
- a CDS encoding Rv3235 family protein produces MPIPKPAALTSPVIDCEPPALPLGMPPAPVVVPAACQAPTVLHGHTPRRSRLVGAEPERQVQPGAAQFADMALRRVLEVVDRRRPPAQLRSLMSQLLVDAVVAAAGARHRTTASLRRVGLRPAASAEAAELFATYTRGARVRAIAGRIELRSGRWQLTALQLG; encoded by the coding sequence GTGCCCATCCCGAAACCCGCCGCGCTGACCTCCCCGGTCATCGACTGCGAGCCGCCCGCGCTGCCGCTGGGAATGCCACCGGCTCCAGTTGTCGTGCCGGCCGCCTGCCAGGCACCGACAGTGCTGCACGGGCATACCCCGCGCCGGTCGCGCCTGGTCGGCGCCGAGCCGGAACGGCAAGTGCAGCCCGGTGCCGCGCAGTTCGCCGACATGGCACTGCGCCGGGTCCTCGAGGTCGTCGACCGGCGCAGGCCTCCGGCCCAGCTGAGGTCGTTGATGAGCCAACTGCTGGTCGACGCGGTCGTCGCCGCCGCCGGGGCACGCCACCGGACCACGGCGAGCCTTCGCCGGGTGGGACTACGCCCGGCAGCCTCAGCCGAGGCTGCCGAGCTGTTCGCCACCTACACCCGCGGAGCGCGGGTGCGCGCCATCGCAGGGCGTATCGAATTACGCAGTGGCCGTTGGCAACTCACTGCGCTACAGCTGGGCTAG
- the secA gene encoding preprotein translocase subunit SecA, producing MLSKLLRLGEGRMVKRLKKVADYVDTLSDDMEKLSDAELRAKTDEFKKRIADGEDLDDLLPEAFAVAREAAWRVLSQKHFEVQIMGGAALHFGNVAEMKTGEGKTLTAVLPAYLNALGGEGVHVVTVNDYLAKRDSEWMGRVHRFLGLDVGVILSGLTPEERRAAYAADITYGTNNEFGFDYLRDNMAHSVEDMVQRGHNFAIVDEVDSILIDEARTPLIISGPADGASNWYSEFARLAPLMEKDTHYEVDIRKRTIGVHELGVEFVEDQLGIENLYEAANSPLVSYLNNAIKAKELFQRDKDYIVRDGEVLIVDEFTGRVLLGRRYNEGMHQAIEAKEHVEIKAENQTLATITLQNYFRLYNKLSGMTGTAETEAAELHEIYKLGVVPIPTNRPMVRQDQSDLIYKTEEAKYIAVVDDVAERYEKGQPVLIGTTSVERSEYLSRQFTKRKIPHNVLNAKYHEQEANIIAEAGRLGAITVATNMAGRGTDIVLGGNADFLADKRLREKGLDPVETPEEYEAAWDDTLTTIKEEAGKEAEKVVDAGGLYVLGTERHESRRIDNQLRGRSGRQGDPGESRFYLSLGDELMRRFNGATLESLLTRLNLPDDVPIEAKMVTRAIKSAQTQVEQQNFEVRKNVLKYDEVMNQQRKVIYKERRMLLEGENLQEQAHDMLVDVITAYVDGATAEGYAEDWDLAKLWEALKTLYPVGIDHHDLVDTDAVGEPGELTREELLDALIKDADRAYAEREKQLEELAGEGAMRQLERNVLLNVIDRKWREHLYEMDYLKEGIGLRAMAQRDPLVEYQREGYDMFVGMLDALKEESVGFLFNVQVEAAPAPAVAPVAAPSGLAEFAAAAAAKAGEATAADADSGAVATKERPAPALRAKGIENDAPPLTYTGPSEDGTAEVQRSGGSGRHSASSGGTRRERREAARKQAKTGRPAKSHRKS from the coding sequence GTGCTGTCGAAGTTGCTCCGTCTCGGTGAAGGCCGCATGGTCAAGCGCCTCAAGAAGGTGGCCGACTATGTCGACACCTTGTCCGACGACATGGAGAAGCTCTCGGACGCCGAGCTGCGAGCCAAGACCGACGAGTTCAAGAAGCGGATCGCCGACGGGGAAGACCTCGATGACCTGCTGCCCGAGGCGTTCGCCGTCGCCCGTGAAGCCGCCTGGCGGGTGCTGAGCCAGAAGCACTTCGAGGTCCAGATCATGGGTGGCGCGGCCCTGCACTTCGGCAACGTCGCCGAGATGAAGACCGGTGAGGGCAAGACCCTGACCGCGGTGCTGCCCGCCTACCTCAACGCGCTGGGCGGCGAGGGCGTGCATGTCGTCACGGTCAACGACTACCTGGCCAAACGCGACAGCGAGTGGATGGGCCGCGTGCACCGGTTCCTGGGCCTGGACGTGGGTGTCATCCTGTCCGGGCTCACCCCCGAAGAGCGCCGCGCGGCGTACGCCGCCGACATCACCTACGGCACCAACAACGAGTTCGGCTTCGACTATCTGCGTGACAACATGGCGCACTCGGTCGAGGACATGGTTCAGCGCGGCCACAACTTCGCGATCGTGGACGAGGTCGACTCGATCCTCATCGACGAGGCCCGTACCCCGCTGATCATCTCGGGCCCCGCCGACGGAGCGTCCAACTGGTACAGCGAATTCGCCCGGCTGGCCCCGCTGATGGAGAAGGACACCCACTACGAGGTCGACATCCGCAAGCGCACCATCGGTGTGCACGAGCTGGGTGTGGAGTTCGTCGAAGACCAGCTGGGTATCGAGAACCTCTACGAGGCCGCCAACTCGCCGCTGGTCAGCTACCTCAACAACGCCATCAAGGCCAAGGAGCTGTTCCAGCGCGACAAGGACTACATCGTCCGCGACGGCGAGGTGCTCATCGTCGACGAGTTCACCGGCCGTGTGCTGCTGGGCCGGCGCTACAACGAGGGCATGCACCAGGCCATCGAGGCCAAGGAGCACGTCGAGATCAAGGCCGAGAACCAGACTCTGGCCACCATCACGCTGCAGAACTACTTCCGCCTCTACAACAAGCTCTCCGGCATGACCGGTACGGCCGAGACCGAGGCCGCCGAGCTGCACGAGATCTACAAGCTGGGCGTGGTGCCGATCCCGACCAACCGGCCGATGGTCCGCCAGGATCAGTCCGACCTGATCTACAAGACCGAGGAAGCCAAGTACATCGCGGTCGTCGACGACGTGGCGGAGCGCTATGAAAAGGGTCAGCCGGTCCTGATCGGTACCACCAGCGTCGAGCGCTCGGAGTACCTGTCGCGCCAGTTCACCAAGCGCAAGATTCCGCACAACGTGCTCAACGCGAAGTACCACGAGCAGGAGGCGAACATCATCGCCGAGGCCGGCCGGCTCGGCGCCATCACCGTCGCCACCAACATGGCCGGTCGCGGTACGGACATCGTGCTCGGCGGCAACGCCGACTTCCTGGCCGACAAGCGGCTGCGCGAAAAGGGCCTGGACCCGGTGGAGACCCCCGAGGAGTACGAGGCCGCCTGGGACGACACCCTCACGACCATCAAGGAGGAGGCCGGCAAGGAGGCCGAGAAGGTCGTCGACGCCGGCGGGCTGTACGTGCTGGGCACCGAACGCCACGAGTCCCGGCGTATCGACAACCAGCTGCGCGGCCGCTCCGGCCGCCAGGGCGACCCGGGCGAGTCCCGGTTCTACCTGTCGCTGGGCGACGAGTTGATGCGACGGTTCAACGGCGCGACGCTGGAGTCGCTGCTGACCAGGCTCAACCTGCCCGACGATGTGCCGATCGAGGCCAAGATGGTCACCCGCGCCATCAAGAGCGCCCAGACACAGGTCGAGCAGCAGAACTTCGAGGTCCGCAAGAACGTCCTCAAGTACGACGAGGTGATGAACCAGCAGCGCAAGGTCATCTACAAGGAACGGCGGATGCTGCTGGAGGGCGAGAACCTCCAGGAGCAGGCCCACGACATGCTGGTCGACGTGATCACCGCGTACGTCGACGGTGCCACCGCCGAGGGCTACGCCGAGGACTGGGACCTGGCCAAGCTGTGGGAGGCGCTCAAGACGCTGTACCCGGTCGGTATCGACCACCACGACCTGGTCGACACCGATGCGGTGGGCGAGCCCGGTGAGCTGACGCGTGAGGAACTGCTCGACGCGTTGATCAAGGATGCCGACCGCGCCTACGCCGAGCGTGAGAAGCAGCTCGAAGAACTGGCAGGCGAGGGCGCCATGCGTCAGTTGGAGCGCAACGTCCTGCTCAACGTGATCGACCGTAAGTGGCGCGAGCACCTCTACGAGATGGACTACCTCAAGGAGGGCATCGGACTGCGGGCGATGGCGCAGCGCGATCCGCTGGTCGAGTACCAGCGCGAGGGCTACGACATGTTCGTCGGCATGCTCGATGCGCTGAAGGAGGAGTCGGTCGGATTCCTGTTCAACGTTCAGGTCGAGGCCGCGCCGGCGCCTGCCGTCGCACCGGTGGCCGCGCCCAGTGGTCTGGCCGAGTTCGCTGCGGCCGCCGCGGCGAAGGCCGGGGAGGCCACGGCCGCTGACGCGGATTCGGGTGCGGTGGCCACCAAGGAGCGGCCGGCGCCTGCGTTGCGTGCCAAGGGCATCGAGAACGACGCACCCCCGCTGACCTACACCGGACCGTCCGAGGACGGCACCGCCGAGGTGCAGCGCTCGGGCGGAAGTGGACGGCATTCCGCTTCGTCCGGTGGCACCCGGCGCGAGCGTCGCGAAGCGGCCCGCAAGCAGGCCAAGACCGGCCGGCCGGCGAAATCGCACCGTAAGAGCTAG